The genomic DNA TGGTGCAGTGCAGCCCTGCCAAGGTACTGAAGCAGTTCAATAGGAGGttgccctctgtgtgtgtgtgtgtgtgtgtgtgtgtgtgtgtgtgtgtgtgtgtgtgtgtgtgtgtgtgtgtgtgtcgctcttGCTCGTAGGGGAGTGTTTGAGCAGGCTGGGTAATCCCTGTAAAGACGTATAATCCCCAGGGAGAGCAAATATTACAACACGCTCTACTCAGTCACATAGAAAATCTGGTGGGGAGAATTTGGTACGAttgacttgtttttgttttgaagggCAGATAGAAAGATATAGAGAGAAACTAAGATTTGCCAGCAGTTGAATGCAGTGGATACCAGGTGGCTCTGAATGACAATTGAAAGAAAATTAGCATATTCAAATagggaaaataaaagttttttaaaAGACAATGGCAGCTGATATGCAAAGCGCAGCTGGCCACAGAAACGAACTACATACCTTGGCTGTAGTGTTTGCAGCAGGATGAATGTGTGCGTacgtgagtgagtgtgtgtgtgtgtgtgtgtgtgtgtttgtacgttAACCAAATCCATGAGGAATTTCTGTCATTTCAAGCAACATTTTTGCAAACACCATAAAGCAATAAAGGCAACATTTCCTAAGACATTATGACActgacacatacagacacacgcaACTAAGAAAACCCACAAATGGAGAGACTCTTTTTGGCCTCTTTCGTCTATTTTTGAGAGCTAAAGAGAGCTGACAGTCCTATGCTTGTTCAAAGTCTCTGTGACTGTTTTGAGCCCCAGGTCCATTAGTGTCCTGCTGCTTCTCTAATCCTCATTCACATGTAATGGCTGACATTTCATCTTAATGTGTTAATTCATTAGCTGGGTGCTGAATGGAGAGTCTCAGTCCACAGAGACGGCTGTGAGCAGACACGCTAATGACTCCCCTCATTTTGCAAGAGTCACCGCAGAGCTAATGCCAAGTGACCTGGTTTACATGCTGCAGGAAAATCCCCTGGTATACCACCAACTGACCACCTGCATGAGAAGTAGGGCATggtattatttgaatatttcgaTACTAGTGCAGATACAGTAGCAGAAATATATTAAGAAATATAAACAAGTTTTGATTCCAGATTATCTTCCAATACTTTTCTTTTAACCTGTCCTGCCTTATCTTGGAATACTCTAACACATTTTAGCCAAtacttaaaaagaaaattctCCTCCGACCTTTCATCATCACACATGGAAATTAAAAGCATTCAATGTCCTATTATTATTGACCGGTTTCAATAATCAGTGCTACAGACACATTTTGGTCTGTACCAAAAACACTTCTTTGAGTATTGTTAGTCCAGTGCATCATTCATTCAATCAGGACCCCGGCCACGAAATGCTTGCCCCGCTCCACCACCCCACCACCACCCAAAAGCCCCAGATGTGTGTGTCCTCCTCAGTGCGGGGGTAGGGGACGACTGAAGGAGGGATCTGGCTCAATTCTCGGTCTTGAGGAACCTGCTACTTTTAACTACAGCTTCCTTAATCTTTGCTCTAATGTTATAAGACATTAATCAACATTGCCTGCTTCTTTAAATATTTCAGTCACCcatagttacacacacacatccgtgCATACACAACTTGTATGGAGAGCATGTGTTCAAGGGGCAGTTGGAGGGTGAGGAGGGGGCTTCCTGTCATTTGAATTACCCTCTACATGTGGGGTCAATATGTGCAatgctgaagtgtgtgtgtgtttgtgggtgtgtgtgtgtaaggggtTGAGGAGGGGGCGGCTGTGGGAGCTACACCCCTCCCCAATAACCCCCCTTTCCCTTTAAAAAGGCTGTATAAAGGAGGTGGGGGGAGAAGCACCTTTGTCACTTTGCTCTCAGACATAGAGACAATCACACTCactggacacacaaacactttggaCACAGACATTCCTCAGGGACATACTTATTGTCCTGACAGAAGAGATCCTTCTGGGTACTGGACCCTCCCGTGGTGGGCCTTCTGGACTGAAACAGAGCAGGAGACAGAGTACCACATTGAGCATCATCAGTGCAGCTCAAAGCCAGAAGGACTCTCCAGACTTTTGGAAAATTATTAGTAACTTACCTCTTCAGAAGCTAACTGCTGCCCAGCCATGAGGGTTTTCAACCTGCTCTACCTGCTCCTGCTGCTCGTAGCCGTTGTAGCATCAGTCTCCTCCGCACCAGTCTCCTCCGGCAGACCAGGTAAGCGTCCCAAAACTTTTCCTATCTAGATGTCACGATTGGTTGGGCAGGTGTCCGTTAGAATCGTTCATAGTCACTTAAAACACAGTTTAAACACAGCCCGGCACTTCAACAGAGTTCTAAATCACTTCACAAGTTGAACTAGCTACCTAAGTTACAGGGAACGTTAACGTTGATCTAATGTTAGGTAACAGTAACGTTATTTGTGGTTTTTGCTAGCAAACGCTAAGTTACAAAAACTACCGTAGCTAACTATCACTGGTGAAAAAGACCTAACGTTAGCTTGaacatatttttaattaaaactgacaaacaaaaacaaa from Sander vitreus isolate 19-12246 chromosome 2, sanVit1, whole genome shotgun sequence includes the following:
- the apela gene encoding apelin receptor early endogenous ligand translates to MRVFNLLYLLLLLVAVVASVSSAPVSSGRPDFLYLRRKYHRHHYCPHRRCMPLHSRVPFP